GGCTAGAACTTCTCTTTGCACCTTTCTTAGACATGTTAGTTTGCTTACCCTTAATGCAACTAACACAAGTATCAAAATCAGTAAAGTCTAAagtatcaagtactccatcctttACTAATCTTTTTACCCTCTCAATGGAGATATGTCCCAATCTCCGGTGCCACAAAATAGAGGAATTCTCATTCATAATACAACGTTTTAAACCAGCATTGACATGCATAGAATTATGAGTAATATTATTTTGCAGTTCAAGACGGTATAAATTATCAGACAAAATAGCATAACCAATAATTTCAGAATTTCTGAGAATACTGAATCCAGAGTCTGAAAAATCAAAGGTAAAACCCAAAGGCACAAGTCTTGATACTGAAATCAAATTTCTAGAGAAATTCGGAACATAAAATGTCTTttccaaatgcaaaacaaaaccaCTACTTAATATTAAGTTGCATGTCCCAATGGCCTCCACATGTGAACTAATCTGGTTTCCTGAATAGATTGAAAGTTCACTGCCCACTGGTTTCCTTAGGTTTGTCATACCCTGCAAGGTATTCGAAACATGGATTGTAGTTCCAGAATCAATCCACCATGTATTATGATTAACATTAACCATATTAGATTCATAACAAACAAACGCATGAAAATTACCTTTCTTCTTTAGCCAAGCCTTAAACTTAATGCagtctatcttcatgtgtcccttCTTTTTACGAAAGAAACACGTAGACTCCTTCTTAATGGTGACTCAACTGAAATCTTTCCCTTTCCCTTATCTTTAGTGTGATCCTTTTGCCTCTTTGAAGAAGAAGTAACAGTAAGGTTCACCTTTTCACCTTCCTCCATCAACAATCTGCCCTCCTCTTGAACACACATGGCCATAAGTTCATTAATTGACCATTTATCCTTATGTGTGTTGTAAGAGATCTTAGAAGGAACatattttggaggaagagtgcatAAAATGAAGTGCACAAGGAAAGAGTCAGACATGGTAACTTCCAAAATCTTAAGTTGGGCTGCAATATCCCTCATGCGCATGATATAATCACGCACACCTTTAGTCTCGGTGAGCCTCAAAGATGAAAATTGCATTATTAAGGTACTAGCAAGAGCTTTATCAGAAGTTGCAAACTGTTCATCGATGGCCTTAATTAGATCTTTAACTTTAGTATGCTGATTGACAGAACCACGAATACTAGCacacacactactacaaatccaggcaactacaacgcccctttaacaacgattattcacgaaaatcacaatagacgttgtagaatgtatggcgcgaattttactaaaatcaattacaacgggtatggttataaaaaccgttgttattcgttttaacaacgggtcacacatgaacaaccgttgttaataatttggcgcaaaattggcgcaaagttagtgaaaagtaatcacaacggttatttttgaaacccgttgttaaaacttatttaacaacgggtttttttacaaccgttgttaaaacatatttcacaacggttgttgtttaataaccgttgtcaataccttccatactctaaaccacacaaacacaagtctcattgcaccacaaaacacaaaccttaatacatgcacaaacacaaacccaaagaacgaacaaacacaaacacaaaacacacactttttcatcgtctctttctctctttctcatcgtcgctttatcttctcgccgtcactgttgatttcatcgtctctttacgtacgttctgtaattatcaggtttgtttcatcgtcattattttatttttctaattatttcagttccatgtatgtgtttttatcgaccattaggttccgttcaaagatctctaattatttcatttccatcttctttggtgTCCTTCAAtacggatcgagcatagtaagagtcttaaggatgatatcattcattttgttggagtttggagtttgttttgaaagattaagctaaggagagggttaatttatttggagtttgttttagcagttagggtttggagaatatattgagataatggaaatgcatgttagttgagataatgcaatgtatttatactaagcaatgtgtgggttgagttgttttttaattaatatatatgttaggaagttctGCCATAATCaagcatcatcatatctctcaatactttgcttcaaatcttattgacAAGAATGGCGAGAATAAtctggatcttgatgatgactgatctatggagttgaaaaaatggaagcaaatcaaacaagcataactcaacactttcaaaatgatcatttcatttaattttaaaccaaatacattacaaagaattatcgaaatcaaaagatgtataataagccttAACAACCCctggttaagcgtaaaaagcgcttctcaacctgccaccaatcacgccactctggtataccgctaacttccgggtcattgacTTCATATTtagcaataacagattgaatatatgcaaggacacgacttgcatgtggagataaggttggaagagtacaactcaacatatctctcggtcagaccaagttgcgagtaacagtaacgagggtatgaagatgatgatgatgatgaggctttgttgacaagtcggatcgcttcacgcctcttaatccaataattccgttgatgttcaagggatgctttgattaatgggtgttgatcggcgggaagcccggcgagaaccttcccatcatcttcaatcgtttgtgtaagccattcttcgttgttgataaaattagggttcattgccatgttgtttcaattaatgaatgttagatactaaaggatgctttaatatttatagctagtcacatttataagttttttcaaaaccattggtaattaatttaagggatattctggCTGCATtcgaattctaacgggccgtaattatac
This sequence is a window from Silene latifolia isolate original U9 population chromosome 8, ASM4854445v1, whole genome shotgun sequence. Protein-coding genes within it:
- the LOC141595696 gene encoding uncharacterized protein LOC141595696; the encoded protein is MAGAILPGSSTDINYDIPELNGDNYKVWKEIMLLQLGWLDIVYAIRKDEPPKHTKVKDLIKAIDEQFATSDKALASTLIMQFSSLRLTETKGVRDYIMRMRDIAAQLKILEVTIGGQIVDGGR